The window TCGAGCGGCGCTTCCAAAGGGTTGACGTCGACGAGCCGACCGTCCAGGCAACCGTTGCCATCCTGCAGGGGCTGAAGCAGCGCTACCAAGACTACCATGGACTCACAATTCGCGACGATCCTCTGGTTGTTGCTGCGCACCTCGCCGGCCGTTATATTACAGGTATTGGTACGTTCATGATAAGATTTGTGCATTTTGTAGGTTTACTTTTGTAGGTTTGTGCATCTTGAAGAAATTGTCGATTTTCTTGTTTTCAGGTCGCCAGTTTCCTGATAAAGCAATTGATCTGATGGACGAGGCATGCACTTCTGTGAAGTTGCATCAACCAAAAAGGTTAAAGATAAGAAAACTAGCACTGTAAATGCAGTGGAGGAGCTAACCGTTGGTCCATGTCATATTGCACAGGTAAATTCACATTTCCTTGCTAATAATAGAATCTATATGAGTAGTGTCCATTTGTTTCAATGTGATGCTCATGCCATGTTCTTTTGTTATATGAAGGTTGTGAGCCGATGGACTAAAATTCCGATCGCTACACTTGGCCGAGAGGAAGAAAAGTTTAGCCACCTAGTAGACAGATTGCATGAGAGAGTCGTTGGACAGCATGAAGCGGTtaatttggttgtgcaagaagTGTTGCGTTCTAGGGTCGGCTTTGATCAATCTAGCCAACCAATCGGTTCTTTTCTATTTTTGGGGCCGACTGGTGTTGGGAAGACAGAGCTTGTGAAAGCACTTGCCGAGAAGCTGTTTGACAATGAGAAGATGTTGGTCCGCTTTGACATGTCTGAATATGCCGACAGTGGTTCTGTGCAGCGTCTCATTGGAGGACCTCGAAGGTTTAACTTGTACATTCTTTGCACACATATTTCTTTCCTAAACTTCCTTCTCATATCTCACTTTTTTTCATTTGACTTTCTGAAGCTATGAAGAAGATGGACAGCTTACTGATAAAGTAAGGAGCCAACCATATAGCGTTGTTCTTTTTGACGAGGCGGATAAGGCGCATCCCTCGATATTCAAGGTTCTCATTCAACTCCTCAATGATGGCGTGTTGATTGATGGAAAAGGACGGAGCGTATATTTCAAGAATACTATCATCATCATGAGCTCAAATCTAGGAGCAGAGAACCTGTCAGCTGGAATGGCCGCAGAAAACATGGAAACTGCACGGGATCTTCTTATGGAAAAGGTATGTGTATCCCAAACTGTCTCTTTGTAAAGTCCTCTTGGGCACTCTGCTGATCAACATATTTACCTGATCTTGCACAGGTTGAGAAACGGTTTAAGCCTGAATTTATCAACAAACTGAGTGAGACTGTGATATTTGAGCCGCTTTCGCATGACGAACTGAGGGAGATTGTGAAAATCCAGATGAAGAGTGTTGTTGCTATGGCAGCTAACAAGGGCATCTCTCTGTTTGCATCAGATGCCGCCTTGGACGTCATTTGGTCAGAGTCGCACGACACGGTAAGTACATGTTATTTTCATCACCAAAACAAATCACACTTATTTTTTTGAAActaaaccaaataacacttatctGCGTAGTCTTTTGTATGTATGTAGAGTCTTTTGTCTGTATGTCCCGCTTACGATGCATATACATGGACTGTATATTGCAGGTGTATGGCGCAAGGCCTATTAAGAGGTGGATGAAGAAGAATGTGACGAGAGTTCTCGTGGACAAGCTGGTCAATGGAGAAGCATGCCAAGGATCGACCGTCTCCATCGATGCCGTCGATGATAGGAAGGGGCTGAAATACCACGTACTGAAGTAGAGGGAGGTGGCAGATCTACCGGGCTAGCTATGAGTTTTGCCGTGTGCATAGGCATATATAGCGAATATGTATGTTGTTAGTGATTAGTCACCAAGCACTTGTTGTTGGTACTGTATATTCATTAT is drawn from Triticum dicoccoides isolate Atlit2015 ecotype Zavitan chromosome 4A, WEW_v2.0, whole genome shotgun sequence and contains these coding sequences:
- the LOC119289833 gene encoding chaperone protein ClpB1-like, whose translation is MVAGTHWRGMFEQRLKDAIKKAEDSAGKLILFIDEMHMIVGAGDQRGGTGDAANILKPALARGRIRCIGATTTEEYHKYIQKDAALERRFQRVDVDEPTVQATVAILQGLKQRYQDYHGLTIRDDPLVVAAHLAGRYITGRQFPDKAIDLMDEACTSVKLHQPKRLKIRKLAQVVSRWTKIPIATLGREEEKFSHLVDRLHERVVGQHEAVNLVVQEVLRSRVGFDQSSQPIGSFLFLGPTGVGKTELVKALAEKLFDNEKMLVRFDMSEYADSGSVQRLIGGPRSYEEDGQLTDKVRSQPYSVVLFDEADKAHPSIFKVLIQLLNDGVLIDGKGRSVYFKNTIIIMSSNLGAENLSAGMAAENMETARDLLMEKVEKRFKPEFINKLSETVIFEPLSHDELREIVKIQMKSVVAMAANKGISLFASDAALDVIWSESHDTVYGARPIKRWMKKNVTRVLVDKLVNGEACQGSTVSIDAVDDRKGLKYHVLK